In Plodia interpunctella isolate USDA-ARS_2022_Savannah chromosome 19, ilPloInte3.2, whole genome shotgun sequence, a genomic segment contains:
- the LOC128678348 gene encoding uncharacterized abhydrolase domain-containing protein DDB_G0269086-like, giving the protein MMSFRTVLLCIGTLAIAAAAPAVQRHPDNAPQASEYEYDYENAPQTAQAQEPQESASHYDAYIQDVKAAASGGNGGKKGFSQGSGLRTIAVGSANQAKTALGNQAAAGWQAAYQAKNTLAQSAAQASATAQAALAGKQVILSGLEQQVRDAKVSLQGEEMQLQQAKRAAQSAAQAAQQAMHQVQVIQAALNAAQATSENANEAASQAAGELGAQTAMVGAARQRLSALQEQLHGVRIDFEATQAAARKAQAAAQQAQANAAAAAAKAAAAGLGGGGHHDVSQEGTSYEDYKVAPSAEQNQDYYTIQSNYHH; this is encoded by the exons ATGATGAGCTTTAGGACTGTTCTATTATGCATCG GCACGCTAGCCATCGCAGCAGCTGCCCCGGCGGTGCAAAGACACCCCGACAACGCCCCACAAGCCTCAGAATACGAATACGACTATGAGAACGCCCCACAAACTGCGCAAGCGCAAGAGCCACAGGAATCCGCCAGCCATTATGACGCGTACATCCAAGACGTCAAAGCTGCTGCCAGCGGTGGTAACGGAGGCAAGAAAGGTTTCAGTCAAGGAAGTGGTTTGAGGACGATCGCTGTAGGGTCTGCCAATCAAGCGAAGACAGCGCTGGGTAACCAAGCCGCTGCAGGATGGCAGGCGGCGTATCAAGCGAAGAATACGCTGGCTCAGTCCGCTGCGCAAGCTAGTGCGACAGCGCAGGCCGCGCTGGCTGGGAAACAAGTGATCCTGTCAGGGCTGGAGCAGCAAGTCAGAGATGCGAAGGTCTCTCTGCAAGGAGAGGAAATGCAGCTGCAACAGGCAAAGAGAGCGGCGCAGTCCGCCGCGCAGGCCGCTCAGCAGGCTATGCACCAG GTGCAAGTAATCCAAGCGGCACTGAATGCAGCGCAAGCGACATCAGAAAACGCTAATGAGGCGGCGTCACAGGCAGCAGGCGAGCTCGGGGCCCAGACCGCGATGGTGGGCGCTGCCAGGCAGAGGCTCAGCGCGCTGCAGGAGCAGCTGCATGGAGTGAGGATCGACTTCGAGGCCACACAGGCCGCGGCGAGAAAGGCTCAG GCGGCAGCACAACAAGCGCAGGCTAACGCAGCAGCCGCGGCAGCTAAGGCGGCAGCAGCCGGTCTCGGCGGCGGTGGCCATCATGACGTCTCCCAAGAAGGTACATCCTACGAAGACTATAAAGTGGCGCCCTCTGCCGAACAGAACCAAGACTACTATACCATCCAGTCGAACTATCATCACTAG